One Gadus chalcogrammus isolate NIFS_2021 chromosome 4, NIFS_Gcha_1.0, whole genome shotgun sequence DNA segment encodes these proteins:
- the tnnt2c gene encoding troponin T2c, cardiac, producing the protein MSVAEENVEEYEQEEEEEPTDAGPDRSEEEEREQGEGDSKWRPKTTYIPNIAPPKLPDGEKVDFDDLHRKRVEKDVNDLQSLIHLHFSTREKEEEDLVSLRERIESRRSDRNEQVRVRGEQERQRQARLAEERARREEEAAAKLRADEDAKKKLMFTNKSFGSYLQKQDAARKGKKLTAREEKRKALSERRKPLNIDHLNQDKLAEKAQELWAWLHQLHADKFELAEKLKKQKYDIALLRNRVSDHQRGSKAAKTTRGAKGKSGSWK; encoded by the coding sequence ATGTCGGTCGCTGAGGAGAACGTGGAGGAGTACgagcaagaggaggaagaggagccgaCAGACGCCGGACCGGacaggagcgaggaggaggagcgggagcaAGGCGAGGGGGACTCAAAGTGGCGTCCCAAGACCACCTACATCCCCAACATCGCGCCGCCCAAGCTCCCGGACGGCGAGAAGGTGGACTTCGACGACCTCCACCGCAAGCGTGTGGAGAAGGATGTGAACGACCTGCAGTCGCTGATCCACCTGCACTTCTCCACccgggagaaggaagaggaggacctcGTCTCCCTGAGGGAGCGCATCGAGAGCCGCCGCTCGGACCGCAACGAGCAGGTGCGGGTCCGCGGCGAGCAGGAGCGCCAGCGGCAGGCGCGGCTCGCCGAGGAGCGGGCGCGGcgcgaggaggaggcggcggccaAGCTGCGCGCCGACGAGGACGCCAAGAAGAAGCTGATGTTCACCAACAAGTCGTTCGGCAGCTACCTGCAGAAGCAGGACGCGGCGCGCAAGGGCAAGAAGCTCACGGCGCgcgaggagaagaggaaggcgCTGTCGGAGCGACGCAAGCCGCTGAACATCGACCACCTGAACCAGGACAAGCTGGCCGAGAAGGCCCAGGAGCTGTGGGCGTGGCTGCACCAGCTGCACGCAGACAAGTTTGAGCTGGCCGAGAAGCTCAAGAAGCAGAAGTACGACATCGCCCTCCTCCGGAACCGCGTCAGCGACCACCAGAGAGGCTCCAAGGCGGCCAAGACGACCCGCGGAGCCAAGGGCAAGTCCGGGTCCTGGAAGTGA